Part of the Planctomycetota bacterium genome, GGCCCCCGGTGCTCGTCTCACCCGGGGCGCTGGAGACGATTTCCGCCGGCTCCAGCACGCTCGTCCACGGCGGCTTCGCCGGGTTCGTGAGCCGTTTCTGACTGTCCGTGGACAAAGCCATCCGTGGCCTTTGTCCACTCGGGCGACCGCGGAAAACGCCGAGGGTTTCCCGGGTCGCCCTCGGCCGCATCCGGCGGCCGATCACTTTGTCGGCAGCCTGCTCAAGGTCGGGTGGCCGTCAGCCGCCGCAGTAGTCGATCGCCCGGGCGATCTCGCTCTTGAGCTGCGGCCGGGCGACGATCCGGTCGATGAAGCCGTGCTCGAGGAGGAATTCGCTCGTCTGGAACCCCTTCGGCAGTTCGACTCGGATCGTCGCCTTGATCGTCCGCGGGCCGGCGAACCCGATCAGCGCCCGAGGTTCGGCGAACACGAGGTCGCCGAGCGAAGCGAAGCTGGCGGCCACGCCCCCCATCGTCGGATTGGTGAGCACCGAGATGAACAGCCCGCCCGCGGCCGAGTGGCGGGCCAGCGCTGCCGACACCTTGGCCATCTGCATCAGCGACAGGATCCCCTCGTGCATCCGCGCCCCGCCGCCGGAGGCACTGATGATGATCAGCGGAAGCCGGTCGGCGGTGGCCCTTTCGACCAGCCGGGTGAGCCGCTCGCCAACCACGCTCCCCATGCTTCCCATGATGAACGACGAATCGGTGACGCCGCAGGCGACCCGCCGGGCACGGATCATGCCTGTGCCGGTGAGGGCGGCGTCCGACAGCCCCGTGCGGCGCTGCTCGGAGACGAGGCGTTCGGCGTAGGCCTTCTTGTCGCGGAAACCGAGCGGATCGGTGGGGCGGAGGGTCGCGTCCCACTCCTCGAAGGTGCCGTCGTCGAGGAGTTGGCCGATGCGCTCGGCGGCGGAGACGTACCAGTGGAAACCACACTGCGGGCAGACGTTGAGCAGCGCGGCCGCCTGCTTGCGGTAGATCGTCGCCTGGCAGCCGTCGCACTTCTGCCACAGCCCCTCGGGCACCGCCCGCTTGGGACGAGGTCCGCGGGCCGCCGGGCCCGACGGCCCGCCGTCGGCGTGGTGAGGGGCGGCAGGTTCCATCGACCAGGTATCCGGGGGGCCGGGGCTGACGATCCCGGGATCGACCGCAGTGTAGTGGCCGGTGCCGCGGCCGGCAGCGCCGTTTCGGGAACCGTCTCTGTCCGGCGGATCAACTCGGGGACTTCGCCGCGGCGGCTCGCGCCCGCCCCTCGAGGTCGGCCAGGGCCGAGCGATAGTCGGCAGCACGGATCACGGCGCTTCCGGCGACGATCAGCTCGGCGCCGGCAGCGGCGGCGGGGCCGATCGTGGACGCGTTGACGCCGCCGTCGACTCCGAGCCGGAGGCGCCGGCCCACCCCGCGCCGCGCGGCGAGCCAACGGAGCTTGTCAAGTGCCGACGGCTCGAACGCCTGCCCGCCGAGACCCGGCTCGACGCTCATCACCAGTACGCCGTCGCAGGCATCGAGCCAGGGGGTGAGGCGTTCGACGGGTGTCCCCGGGCTGACGGCGAGATGGCCACGGATCCCATGGTCGGCGATCTTGCCGAGCGTCACGGCCGGATTGACCAGGGCCTCGACGTGGACGGTGAGGATGTCGGCTCCGGCACCGGCATACTCGCCGACAACCCGGTCGGGATCGTCGACCATGAGGTGGACCTCGAGCGGCAGCCGGGTCGCCCGCCGCACCGCCTCGACGACGACGCGGCCGTAGGTGAGCTGCGGCACGAATCGGCCGTCCATGATGTCGAGGTGGAGCGCCGCGGCCCCCGCGGCCTCGAGGCGCTGAACCTCGTGGGCGAGGTGACCGAAGTCACACAGCAGCAACGCCGGGAGGACGATCGGCAGCGGCCCCGGGATCGGTTCCGCGGGCGTCGTCCGTCGCTCGACCGTCGTGGGACTGTCCATCGCCTCTCCGCCCGTCGTGTCGTGTCACGTCGCGCCCATGACCGCGGCGCGGAAGCCGCGCGTCAGGGTGCGGGAGCTGCCCCGCCCTCGGCGGCGCTCGAGACCAGCGGGATGGTGAGGACCATCTCCGGTTTGCCGGCCCCCGCGGCGCCGTAGGTGACCGCCAGGTTCGACACGGCACCGGCTTCCGGCGGGAAGACATGCGTCTTGGCCCGCGACGGGGCTTTGGCACCGATCCGCTGGCTCGTGCCACGGGTCACGGCATGGCTGGCGAGATTGTCGGCCGCAGCCTTCGCGGCGGTGTCGTCGCCGCCGGCCTTCGATTCGAGGCGATCCTTCTCGGCCGACTGGGCGGCGAACGTGTTGCGGGCGAGGAGGCGGACGTTGTCGGAGGGCTCGTACGTCGCCACCACGAGCAGGTCCTCTTTCCCCGCGGGCGCCGCGAACTGGAAGAAGTCGGCCTCCGGCAGCGAGATCTCCTGCCCCTTCGTCACGCGCGGCGGCTGCTCGCTGCTGGTCGGGAGGAGGATCGTCAGTGTCCCGGTCGGACCGCGGTTGAACACGTAGACGTAGACATCGTCGTCGGGCTTGATCCTGACGGCGATTTCGTCACCGAGCTTGAACGTGTGGTCGTGGGGATCGACCGCTTTCTCGTTGCCGTTGGCATCGAGGAGCATCACGGTGTACTCGAGCACCATCGACACCGAATCGGGGGGCAGCGACTTGCGGATGATGTCGCGGGTCGCCACCTGCCCCTCGTCGGCGGTCGCCTCCGCTGCCGGCGCGGCGGACGCCGCGGGGAGCGCCGGCGCGGGAGCCGGTGCCGGCGCGGTGCGCGTGCCACAACCGGCGCACACCATGGCGATCGTGCCGCCGGCCACGAGCCGGGCGATCGGCCCACCCGTGGTGTGGGCCGTCCACCGCCAGACCTCACGCGCGAGGCGGCGCGGTCTCATGATTCGTTCCTCCGGGAGCGGGGCAAGGCTCGATGAATACGCCCTCGAGTGTACCACCGCACCACCCCGTCGGTTCACCGCCCGCCTCACTCCCGTGGGAGCTTGACGGTCCTG contains:
- a CDS encoding acetyl-CoA carboxylase carboxyltransferase subunit beta, which codes for MEPAAPHHADGGPSGPAARGPRPKRAVPEGLWQKCDGCQATIYRKQAAALLNVCPQCGFHWYVSAAERIGQLLDDGTFEEWDATLRPTDPLGFRDKKAYAERLVSEQRRTGLSDAALTGTGMIRARRVACGVTDSSFIMGSMGSVVGERLTRLVERATADRLPLIIISASGGGARMHEGILSLMQMAKVSAALARHSAAGGLFISVLTNPTMGGVAASFASLGDLVFAEPRALIGFAGPRTIKATIRVELPKGFQTSEFLLEHGFIDRIVARPQLKSEIARAIDYCGG
- a CDS encoding ribulose-phosphate 3-epimerase codes for the protein MDSPTTVERRTTPAEPIPGPLPIVLPALLLCDFGHLAHEVQRLEAAGAAALHLDIMDGRFVPQLTYGRVVVEAVRRATRLPLEVHLMVDDPDRVVGEYAGAGADILTVHVEALVNPAVTLGKIADHGIRGHLAVSPGTPVERLTPWLDACDGVLVMSVEPGLGGQAFEPSALDKLRWLAARRGVGRRLRLGVDGGVNASTIGPAAAAGAELIVAGSAVIRAADYRSALADLEGRARAAAAKSPS
- a CDS encoding DUF4384 domain-containing protein — translated: MNLATGDRLLLLGGDRQPKETRTAVGDEQFFGGTARVDAPELDDRVGRAFEARRRGGAAVHDQPQRARHGWRSFRQTSDREPRAVEPPGYARRASQDRQAPTGVRRAVNRRGGAVVHSRAYSSSLAPLPEERIMRPRRLAREVWRWTAHTTGGPIARLVAGGTIAMVCAGCGTRTAPAPAPAPALPAASAAPAAEATADEGQVATRDIIRKSLPPDSVSMVLEYTVMLLDANGNEKAVDPHDHTFKLGDEIAVRIKPDDDVYVYVFNRGPTGTLTILLPTSSEQPPRVTKGQEISLPEADFFQFAAPAGKEDLLVVATYEPSDNVRLLARNTFAAQSAEKDRLESKAGGDDTAAKAAADNLASHAVTRGTSQRIGAKAPSRAKTHVFPPEAGAVSNLAVTYGAAGAGKPEMVLTIPLVSSAAEGGAAPAP